The genomic window TCAGAGTGGTTTGCCTCTATGGGGACAGAAAAATCTAAAGGAACAAAAGTATTTGCTTTAGGTGGTAAGATTCAAAATACAGGTCTGGTTGAAATTCCTATGGGTACTACGCTAAGAGAAATCGTCGAAGATATCGGCGGTGGGATTCCGGATGGTAAGAAGTTTAAAGCAGCTCAGACAGGCGGACCTTCTGGGGGATGCATCCCTACTGAGCATTACGATGTGGCAATCGATTATGATAACTTGATTTCGATTGGTTCAATGATGGGTTCCGGCGGTTTGATCGTTATGGATGAACAAAATTGTATGGTGGATATTGCAAAATTCTTCTTAGAGTTTACGGTGGAAGAGAGCTGTGGGAAATGTGTACCATGCCGTATCGGTACGAAGCGTCTACTGGAAATTTTAGAAAAAATTACAATGGGAAAAGCAACCTTAGAAGATTTAGATAAAATGGAAGCGTTATGTAAGCATATCAGCGAAAATTCGTTGTGCGGCTTAGGGCAAACAGCACCGAATCCAGTGTTGTCTACGTACCATTATTTCAAAGAAGAGTATTTGGCGCATGTCTTGGAACACCGTTGTCCGGCTGGTGTATGTAAGAATCTGATTCAGTATACGATCGATCCGGAAAACTGTACTGGCTGTACGGCGTGTGCAAAAACTTGCCCTGTTTCTGCGATTCACGGCGAGGTCAAAAAAGTACATGAAATTGATCAAGCAGTTTGTATAAAATGTGGACTATGTATAGATACTTGTCGTTTCAAAGCGATCAATGTGGGTTAAGGAGGTGGAACCTGTGAAAGAAATTACGATTACGATCAACGGTAAGACATGCAGTGCTCCTGAAGGGTCCACGATCTTAGAAGCGGCACGCTATAACAATATTGATATTCCAACACTGTGCTTCCTAAAAGAAATCAACGAAATTGGTGCTTGCCGGATGTGTGTGGTTGAGGTGGAAGGGGCAAAAAGCTTAGCTACCTCTTGTGTCTATCCTATTCGTGAAGGCATGAAGATTGTTACCAACTCAGAAAAGGTCTTCCAATCTAGAAAAATTAACTTGGAGCTGATTCTTTCGACACATGAACGAAAATGCCTGTCCTGTATCCGCAATGGGAATTGTGAGCTGCAGAAGCTGTGTAAAGACTTCAATGTCGATGATGAAGATTATTATAATGGGGAAAATTATGAATATGATTTCGATGATAGTGCTGTGCATATGTATCGAAATAATAACAAATGTATTTTATGCAAGCGCTGTGTCGCAGCTTGTTCCAAGGTGCAGGCAATCGGTGTGATCGGCTCGAATGAGCGTGGGTTTAAAACCCATATCGGCTGTGCCTTTGAAAAGAATTTGGGCGAGGTCTCTTGTATTTCCTGTGGGCAATGTATCGTCGTTTGTCCAACAGGTGCAATTGCAGAAAAGGATCAGACCAAAGAAGTGTGGGAAGCACTGGAAGATCCATCTAAATATGTAGTCGTTCAAACCGCACCATCGATTCGTGTGACACTAGGCGAATCCTTCAATATGCCAATTGGTACCAATGTCGAGGGCAAGATGGTCGCTGCACTGCGACGTATAGGGTTTGATAAGGTCTTTGATACGAATGTGGCGGCAGATTTCACAATCATGGAGGAAGCGAATGAGTTCTTGGATCGGGTAGCAAATGATGGACCGTTCCCTTTATTTACTTCTTGCTCTCCGGGGTGGGTCAAGTACTGCGAATCCTACCATCCAGAATTGATTCCGAACCTGTCTAGCTGTAAATCGCCGCAACAAATGTTTGGGGCACTGGTAAAAACGTGGTACGCAGAAAAAATGGGTATCGACCCAAAGGATATTTTTGTTGTTGGAATCATGCCTTGTACAGCGAAGAAATTTGAAGTGACACGGGAGGATGAAGCGGCAGCAGGGTATTCTGATGTGGATGTTGCACTGACTACTCGTGAGTTAGCACGAATGATCGACAAAGCAGGTATTCGCTTCCCAGAATTAGAAGATGAAGCCTTTGACAATCCGTTAGGTGAGGCAACCGGTGCCGGCTATATATTTGGTGCAACTGGTGGTGTGATGGAAGCAGCATTGCGAACAGCTGTAGAAACTCTTTCAGGAGAAGAACTACAGGCGCTTGATTTTGATGATGTTCGTGGGATGGCTGGAATCAAAGAGGCGACATATGAAGTGAATGGCGTAGAGGTGAAAGTTGCGGTGGCTTCGGGAATCGGCAATGCAAAACGATTGATTAAGAAAATCCAAGCTGGGGAAGCTTTTTATCACTTTGTGGAAATCATGGGTTGTCCTGGTGGCTGTATCAACGGTGGCGGTCAACCTGTTCAACCCGCCTCTGTACGAAACTTTATTGATTTGAAAGCGAAACGGGCGGCAGCACTCTACGAAGAGGATGCTGCGAGGAAGCTGCGGAAATCGAATGACAGTCCAATTGTTCAGCATCTTTATAAGGAATTTTTAGAGCATCCGGGCAGTGAAAAAGCGCACCACTTACTTCATACTTCATATAGAGATCGGTCGGTCGTTCAGCATTCGTAGGTAGAAAAATGTACAGAAAAAAGACATGAGAGGCTCTTCGAAGAAGAGGCTTCTCTCATGTCGAGTAGATCAGACTAGTTTTCCTGCGGCAATGCCCGAGTCAATAATGGAATGATTACGATTGCTAAAGCGCCGCCAATCAAAGCTGTAAAGAGCTGTGGAAATGAAAAGGCAGCAGAAACTACGGTAGCATTAGGTTCAGGAATTCCTAAAACGATTGGAACAACCAGTTTAACGACTAGGCCATAAAGAACAAGAAATTTGGCTATAGCTGCAATGACAGTTGCTGTTGTAAATGCGACGAGCTGATTTTTCGATATTCGCTTAAGTAAGTGCCAGAGAATGACCAGTACAGCGTTTCCGATAGCAACACAAAGGATAATTTGCCAGAACTTTGGTCCAATACCAACCATAAAGGCAAAAAATGGCGAAAGTAGGGCAATGGTTAATCCGCTAGGTAATCCAATGACGGTAACGCTTACAATTAAGATGAAATTGACGAGTGAGCCGGTTAGCAAGGTACTGCCAAAGCTGGAAGTAACAGCCTGTACAGTAATCAAAAGGGCAAGAAGCACAGCAGTTTGGGTAATCCATAAAGCTTTTCTGTTCATAATCAGCGACGTTAATCTAGGATATCTCTGAATTTTTCAGATATATTCTAGTTGTGATTAAATTCACAATTACGTCTATTCACTTCCCTTCGTTTCAGTATGGAGCTAGTAATTGTGGATTTTGCTCATTCAGTAATTATTTTTAATGGGCTTGACCACAATAAAATCTTTACAAGGTCATTGTAACAGATTTGTTCTTGTGATTTAAGCAGAAATTGTGGTTGCTAGGCAGAAAAGCGAAGCCGGATCAGCGAATCGGCAAAAATGTATCAAAAAAGAGCTAGTAAATGAACGAAATTGAATGCGATTGTGTTCTTATTTATTTTGATTTTAATGAGGAACGATAAAAAAGGTTTTAGTGAGAGACTGTAGTTTAAGTTAGTTGAACGCGTTGAAGCTTGGAAATAGACGTCTTCAAAAGCAAAGGAAAACTTTAGTACACTCTCTCTGTAAAAATAAATTACTTAAAAAATGAAAGGAAGATTATCTATGACAGTAGCAAAAATTGTGTATGCAAGTGCAACGGGGAACACAGAAGGAATTTCAGAAATTTTAGAGGCAGCTTTTGAAGAGCTGGATATAGACGTGGAACGCATTGAAGCAGACGATGCTGACGAAGATACTTACGAAGATGCGGATATCTGTGTTTTAGCAACTTATACAGATGGTGATGGAGAACGACCATTTGATTTGGAAGATTTTTATGAAGAATTGCCTGAACAGGATTTATCAGGAAAAGTCTACGGAGTTGTCGGTAGTGGCGATAGTGAACTTTATCCAGATTATTTCTGTCACGCTGCCATTGATTTTGATGAAGCGTTCGGAAAGACGGGTGCTGTTAAAGGCGCTGACTTAGTGAAAATCGAAAATGCCGCTGATGATGATGACGAAGAGCTATTGAAGGCGTTTGTTAAAGCCTTGGTAGCAGCAACAGAAGCGTAAAAGGACGTGTGAGTAATTTTGTTTAAAATAATAGAACGCAAAGAATTAGCACCTACAGAATTTGACATTCTTGTTGATGCGCCTCGAATTGCACAAAAAGCACAGCCGGGACAATTTGTTATTCTGCGTATTGATGAAAAAGGCGAACGTATTCCGCTAACGATCGTAGATGCAGATGCTGAAAAAGGCTGGATCAGGCTGATTTTCCAAGTAATCGGGAAATCAACGGCTCAGCTGGCGACAGTTATGGCTGGTGATGAACTGACAGATTTAGTTGGTCCATTAGGAAAGCCAACTGAAATCGAGAATTTCGGTACAGTCCTTTTAGTCGGCGGTGGTGTGGGAATTGCAGCATTGTTCCCGATCGTCAAAGGCTTGAAGCAAGCTGGAAATCGTGTAATCACGGTTTTAGGAGCAAAAACTTCAGAATTACTCATATTACGTGATGAATGTGCCGTGTATTCCGACGAATTGATTCTAATGACTGATGATGGATCGGTTGGCAAAAAAGGACTGGTAACTCAGGCAATGGAGGAAGTCTTTCAGCGAGAGAAAATCAACTGTGCTTGGGCGATTGGTCCGAGTATCATGATGAAATTTGCGACCATGACTGCTCAGAAACATGAGGTGCCTATCTATGTTTCGTTGAATCCAATCATGATTGATGGGACAGGGATGTGCGGAGGCTGCCGCGTGACAATTGCGGATTCGATCAAATTTGCTTGTGTCGATGGTCCTGAGTTTTTAGGTGAAGAAGTCGATTGGGATGAGTTCATTAATCGGATGCAGCAATATCGACCGGAAGAACACCAGTCAAATGAATTATATGAAGAGCAGGTGAAACAGCATGGCTAAAGTAAAAAGAAGTTATACCCAAACACCAATGAAGGAGCAGGAAGCTTCTGTTCGCTGCCATAATTTTGAAGAGGTTGCTTTTGGTTATACGTTAGAAGAAGGACAGTTAGAGGCAAGCAGATGCTTGCAATGTAAGAACGCTCCTTGTATTGAGAATTGTCCGGTCATGATCGACATTCCGGGCTTCATCAAAGCGATTGAAGATGGTGATTTACCGAAGGCTCATGAGGTGTTAAGCAAGTATACAAATCTGCCTGCAATTTGTGGCCGAGTTTGTCCTCAGGAAAAGCAATGTGAACTGGTTTGTCGCTTGGGTCGCTCGAAAAAATTTGAACCAGTAGCGATAGGCAAGTTAGAACGTTTGGTCGCTGACTGGGCATTGGAACAGCCGATTGAGTATAAAGAAGGAATTGGTGAAAAAGGACGTGTGGCTGTGATTGGCTCCGGGCCATCGGGGCTGACAACTGCTGGTGATCTGGCGAAGCTAGGGTATGAGGTCATCATCTACGAAGCCCTCCACTCTCCTGGTGGTGTATTGACCTATGGCATTCCTGAGTTTCGTTTGCCAAAACGAATCGTGAGTAAGGAAATTGAACGAATCGTAGCACAAGGAGTAAAAATAGAAACAAATGTCGTGATTGGTAAAACCATAACGATGGCAGAGATAATCGAAGAGTTTGATGCTTGTTATTTATCTGTTGGTGCCGGCGCGC from Enterococcus sp. 9E7_DIV0242 includes these protein-coding regions:
- a CDS encoding NADH-dependent [FeFe] hydrogenase, group A6, encoding MKEITITINGKTCSAPEGSTILEAARYNNIDIPTLCFLKEINEIGACRMCVVEVEGAKSLATSCVYPIREGMKIVTNSEKVFQSRKINLELILSTHERKCLSCIRNGNCELQKLCKDFNVDDEDYYNGENYEYDFDDSAVHMYRNNNKCILCKRCVAACSKVQAIGVIGSNERGFKTHIGCAFEKNLGEVSCISCGQCIVVCPTGAIAEKDQTKEVWEALEDPSKYVVVQTAPSIRVTLGESFNMPIGTNVEGKMVAALRRIGFDKVFDTNVAADFTIMEEANEFLDRVANDGPFPLFTSCSPGWVKYCESYHPELIPNLSSCKSPQQMFGALVKTWYAEKMGIDPKDIFVVGIMPCTAKKFEVTREDEAAAGYSDVDVALTTRELARMIDKAGIRFPELEDEAFDNPLGEATGAGYIFGATGGVMEAALRTAVETLSGEELQALDFDDVRGMAGIKEATYEVNGVEVKVAVASGIGNAKRLIKKIQAGEAFYHFVEIMGCPGGCINGGGQPVQPASVRNFIDLKAKRAAALYEEDAARKLRKSNDSPIVQHLYKEFLEHPGSEKAHHLLHTSYRDRSVVQHS
- a CDS encoding ECF transporter S component codes for the protein MNRKALWITQTAVLLALLITVQAVTSSFGSTLLTGSLVNFILIVSVTVIGLPSGLTIALLSPFFAFMVGIGPKFWQIILCVAIGNAVLVILWHLLKRISKNQLVAFTTATVIAAIAKFLVLYGLVVKLVVPIVLGIPEPNATVVSAAFSFPQLFTALIGGALAIVIIPLLTRALPQEN
- a CDS encoding flavodoxin yields the protein MTVAKIVYASATGNTEGISEILEAAFEELDIDVERIEADDADEDTYEDADICVLATYTDGDGERPFDLEDFYEELPEQDLSGKVYGVVGSGDSELYPDYFCHAAIDFDEAFGKTGAVKGADLVKIENAADDDDEELLKAFVKALVAATEA
- a CDS encoding sulfide/dihydroorotate dehydrogenase-like FAD/NAD-binding protein, with protein sequence MFKIIERKELAPTEFDILVDAPRIAQKAQPGQFVILRIDEKGERIPLTIVDADAEKGWIRLIFQVIGKSTAQLATVMAGDELTDLVGPLGKPTEIENFGTVLLVGGGVGIAALFPIVKGLKQAGNRVITVLGAKTSELLILRDECAVYSDELILMTDDGSVGKKGLVTQAMEEVFQREKINCAWAIGPSIMMKFATMTAQKHEVPIYVSLNPIMIDGTGMCGGCRVTIADSIKFACVDGPEFLGEEVDWDEFINRMQQYRPEEHQSNELYEEQVKQHG
- the gltA gene encoding NADPH-dependent glutamate synthase, which encodes MAKVKRSYTQTPMKEQEASVRCHNFEEVAFGYTLEEGQLEASRCLQCKNAPCIENCPVMIDIPGFIKAIEDGDLPKAHEVLSKYTNLPAICGRVCPQEKQCELVCRLGRSKKFEPVAIGKLERLVADWALEQPIEYKEGIGEKGRVAVIGSGPSGLTTAGDLAKLGYEVIIYEALHSPGGVLTYGIPEFRLPKRIVSKEIERIVAQGVKIETNVVIGKTITMAEIIEEFDACYLSVGAGAPNFMGISGTSLNGVYSSSEYLTRINLMHGYEFPQYDTPVQKSKNVVVIGGGNVAMDAARSAKRLGAENVYVIYRRSLEELPARIEEYHHSVEEGINYHWLTNPIEYVNDGKGTLKAVKCVKMELGEPDESGRRRPVVIPGSEFVIEADTAIEAIGQGANKVLLDTFPELATNKWGYVDADPETTATSIPGVFAGGDIVTGAATVILAMGAGKIAAKEIDQYIQKVKQEMPV